Proteins encoded by one window of Mycolicibacterium sp. ND9-15:
- a CDS encoding ATP-dependent DNA helicase UvrD2: protein MDRMSVEAASVRSGSNSIEDLDDEQREAVLAARGPVCVLAGAGTGKTRTITRRIAHLVAAGHVAPGQVLAVTFTQRAAGEMRARLRALDEGVGTGSVQAMTFHAAARRQLSYFWPRVVGDTTWELLDTKFAVVAQAANRARLSTSTDDVRDLAGEIEWAKASLISPEGYPAAVAQVGRDIPFEAAKVAAVYAGYEALKARRDGTTLLDFDDLLLHTAAAVETDAAVAQEFRDRYRCFVVDEYQDVTPLQQRVLDAWLGERDDLTVVGDANQTIYSFTGATPRYLLDFSRRFPDAAVVRLERDYRSTPQVVSLANRVIAAARGRMAGSKLHLVGQRDPGPAPSFGEYPDEVAEAKAVAKHIKRLLESGTEPAEIAVLYRINAQSEVYEEALTEAGVPFQVRGGEGFFNRQEIRQALVALQRAAERDLDGELPEVVRSVLEPLGLTAEPPPGTKARERWEALTSLAELVDEEVALRPGLDLRALLAELRHRADARHPPVVQGVTLASLHAAKGLEWDAVFLVGLADGTLPISHALAHGPDSEAVEEERRLLYVGITRARVHLALSWALARAPGGRQSRKPSRFLNGIAPQFPTNSDIPAKPRRPRGATPRCRVCNGVLSAPAAIMLRRCESCPSDIDEALLTELKDWRLRTSKEMSVPAYVVFTDNTLIAIAEALPTDDAALVAIPGIGARKLEQYGADVLAMVKARQSS from the coding sequence ATGGACCGCATGTCGGTAGAGGCCGCTTCTGTGCGCAGTGGCTCGAACTCGATCGAAGACCTCGACGACGAGCAGCGCGAAGCCGTGCTGGCCGCACGCGGACCGGTGTGCGTGCTGGCCGGCGCGGGTACCGGCAAGACCCGCACCATCACCCGGCGCATCGCTCATCTGGTCGCGGCCGGGCACGTCGCGCCCGGACAGGTCCTCGCGGTCACGTTCACTCAACGCGCCGCCGGGGAAATGCGGGCTCGGTTGCGCGCGCTCGATGAAGGCGTCGGCACCGGTTCGGTGCAGGCGATGACGTTTCACGCCGCTGCCCGGCGCCAACTGTCCTACTTCTGGCCCCGGGTCGTCGGCGACACCACCTGGGAACTGCTCGACACCAAATTCGCGGTGGTGGCGCAGGCCGCGAACCGGGCGCGCCTGTCGACCAGCACCGACGATGTGCGCGACCTCGCCGGCGAGATCGAGTGGGCGAAGGCGTCGTTGATCAGCCCGGAGGGCTATCCCGCGGCGGTCGCGCAGGTGGGCCGCGACATCCCGTTCGAAGCGGCGAAGGTGGCGGCGGTGTACGCGGGCTATGAGGCGCTCAAGGCCCGCCGCGACGGGACCACCCTTCTGGATTTCGACGACCTGCTGCTGCACACCGCCGCGGCCGTCGAGACGGATGCCGCGGTCGCGCAGGAGTTCCGCGACCGCTACCGCTGTTTCGTCGTCGACGAGTATCAGGACGTCACGCCCCTTCAGCAGCGCGTGCTCGATGCCTGGCTCGGTGAACGCGACGACCTCACCGTCGTCGGCGACGCCAACCAGACCATCTACTCGTTCACCGGCGCCACTCCCCGCTACCTACTGGACTTCTCGCGGCGCTTTCCCGATGCGGCGGTTGTCCGCCTGGAACGCGACTACCGTTCGACGCCGCAGGTGGTGTCGCTGGCGAACCGGGTCATCGCCGCCGCGCGTGGCCGGATGGCGGGCAGCAAGCTGCATCTCGTCGGCCAGCGGGACCCTGGCCCGGCGCCCTCGTTCGGCGAATATCCCGACGAGGTCGCCGAAGCCAAGGCGGTGGCCAAGCACATCAAACGCCTGCTGGAATCCGGCACCGAACCGGCCGAGATCGCGGTGCTCTACCGCATCAACGCACAATCGGAGGTTTACGAGGAGGCGCTCACCGAGGCGGGCGTGCCGTTCCAGGTCCGCGGCGGCGAGGGGTTCTTCAACCGCCAGGAGATCCGGCAGGCGCTGGTGGCGCTGCAGCGGGCGGCCGAACGTGACCTCGACGGCGAGCTGCCCGAGGTGGTGCGTTCCGTGCTGGAACCGCTCGGGCTCACCGCCGAGCCGCCGCCGGGCACCAAGGCGCGGGAACGGTGGGAAGCGCTGACGTCGCTGGCCGAACTCGTCGACGAGGAGGTCGCGCTGCGTCCCGGCCTTGATCTGCGCGCACTGCTGGCCGAACTACGCCACCGGGCCGATGCCCGCCACCCTCCGGTCGTTCAGGGCGTCACGCTGGCGTCGCTGCATGCGGCCAAGGGACTGGAGTGGGACGCGGTGTTCCTGGTCGGGCTCGCCGACGGCACGTTGCCGATTTCGCACGCCCTGGCGCACGGTCCCGACAGTGAAGCGGTGGAGGAGGAGCGCCGGCTCCTTTATGTCGGAATCACCAGGGCCCGTGTGCATTTGGCGCTCAGCTGGGCGCTGGCCCGCGCACCCGGTGGTCGTCAGAGCCGCAAACCGTCCCGGTTCCTCAACGGCATCGCACCACAGTTCCCGACGAACAGCGACATCCCGGCCAAGCCCCGCCGTCCGCGCGGTGCCACCCCGCGCTGCCGCGTGTGCAACGGCGTGTTGAGCGCACCTGCCGCAATCATGTTGCGCCGCTGCGAAAGCTGCCCGTCCGACATCGACGAGGCATTGCTGACCGAACTCAAGGACTGGCGCCTGCGCACCTCCAAGGAGATGAGCGTGCCCGCCTATGTGGTGTTCACCGACAACACACTGATCGCGATCGCCGAGGCGCTGCCCACCGACGATGCCGCGCTCGTTGCGATCCCGGGTATCGGTGCACGCAAGCTCGAGCAGTACGGCGCCGACGTGCTCGCGATGGTCAAGGCCCGCCAATCGTCGTAA
- a CDS encoding mycoredoxin, with translation MSATQTPVIMYTTTWCGYCVRLKKALQVEGIAFTEVDIEEDPAAAEFVAAANGGNQTVPTLKLPDGSTLTNPTAREVKAKLAS, from the coding sequence ATGAGCGCAACACAGACTCCCGTGATCATGTACACCACCACGTGGTGTGGCTACTGCGTGCGCCTGAAGAAGGCGCTACAGGTCGAGGGCATCGCGTTCACCGAGGTCGACATTGAAGAGGACCCCGCTGCCGCGGAGTTCGTCGCCGCGGCCAACGGCGGCAACCAGACCGTCCCCACACTGAAGCTGCCCGACGGTTCCACGCTGACGAACCCGACCGCCCGTGAGGTCAAGGCCAAGCTGGCGAGTTAG
- the nudC gene encoding NAD(+) diphosphatase has protein sequence MTPFRLRNVPLLSRIGADRADALRTDIDAALAGWPDAQVLRVDRRNQVLIADGRVVLGDAAKLGDRPPEGAVFLGRLNDGRHVWAIRAALEGPQNPHTETEVLDLRRAGQVFDDVSAQLVATATALLNWHDNARFSTVDGSPTKSIKGGWSRINPVNRHEEFPRIDPAVICLVHDGHDRAVLARQTVWPERLFSILAGFVEAGESFESCVTREIAEEIGLTVTDVTYLGSQPWPFPRSLMVGFHAIGDPEQEFSFNDGEIAEAAWFTRAEIRDALEHGDWSSDSPSRLLLPGSISIAREIIESWAALD, from the coding sequence ATGACGCCGTTCCGCCTTCGCAACGTCCCGCTGCTCTCCCGCATCGGCGCCGACCGCGCCGACGCGCTGCGTACCGATATCGACGCGGCGCTGGCCGGGTGGCCGGACGCGCAGGTGCTGCGCGTCGACCGTCGCAACCAGGTGCTGATCGCCGACGGCCGGGTCGTGCTCGGCGACGCCGCCAAGCTGGGGGACCGGCCTCCGGAGGGCGCGGTGTTCCTCGGCCGGCTGAACGACGGTCGGCATGTGTGGGCGATCCGCGCCGCGCTCGAGGGCCCGCAGAACCCGCACACCGAGACCGAGGTGCTCGACCTGCGCCGGGCCGGCCAGGTGTTCGACGACGTCAGCGCGCAGCTCGTCGCGACCGCGACCGCGCTGCTCAACTGGCATGACAACGCGCGGTTCAGCACCGTCGACGGTTCACCGACCAAATCGATCAAGGGCGGCTGGTCGCGGATCAACCCGGTCAACAGGCACGAGGAATTCCCCCGCATCGATCCCGCGGTCATCTGCCTGGTGCACGACGGACACGATCGCGCGGTGCTGGCCCGCCAAACGGTGTGGCCGGAGCGGCTGTTCTCGATACTGGCGGGCTTCGTCGAGGCCGGTGAGTCGTTCGAAAGCTGCGTCACCCGCGAGATCGCCGAAGAGATCGGATTGACCGTCACCGACGTGACCTATCTCGGCAGCCAGCCGTGGCCGTTCCCGCGCTCGCTGATGGTCGGCTTCCACGCGATCGGCGATCCCGAGCAGGAGTTCTCGTTCAACGACGGCGAGATCGCCGAGGCGGCGTGGTTCACTCGCGCCGAGATCCGCGACGCCCTCGAGCACGGCGACTGGAGCAGCGACTCGCCGTCCCGGCTACTGCTACCGGGGTCGATCTCGATCGCGCGGGAGATCATCGAATCCTGGGCCGCACTGGACTGA
- a CDS encoding potassium channel family protein, producing the protein MEKGRLRRRLAAIEQDLTTQPVAALTDILRIPEPFVSPGQKIFRRVIYATLALFAAVLIVYFDRDGYRDVQDNQLSFLDCFYYATVSLSTTGYGDITPFSPEARLVNVLVITPLRVAFLIVLIGTTVETLTSQSRAALKIQRWRSRVRNHTVVIGYGTKGRTAVAAMVGDEVAPADIVVVDMNSTSLERARGAGLVTVHGDATKADILRLASAQHAKSIIVATDDDASAVLVTLTARELAPNAKIIAAARESDNQHLLKQSGADSTVVSSETAGRLLGIATQTPSVVQIMEDLLTPDAGFAIAEREVTPKEVGGSPRHLHDIVLGVVRDGALLRVDSPEVDTVEAGDRLLYIRNADSE; encoded by the coding sequence GTGGAAAAAGGTAGGTTGCGGCGCCGGCTCGCCGCGATCGAGCAGGACCTGACCACCCAGCCCGTCGCGGCGCTCACCGACATCCTGCGGATTCCCGAACCGTTCGTCAGCCCGGGGCAGAAGATCTTCCGCCGGGTCATCTACGCCACGCTGGCGCTGTTCGCCGCGGTGCTCATCGTCTATTTCGACCGCGACGGCTACCGCGACGTGCAGGACAACCAGCTGTCGTTTTTGGACTGCTTCTACTACGCGACGGTGTCGCTGTCGACGACCGGCTACGGCGACATCACCCCGTTCTCGCCCGAGGCGCGGTTGGTCAACGTCCTGGTGATCACCCCGTTGCGGGTGGCGTTCCTGATCGTTTTGATCGGCACCACGGTGGAGACGCTGACCAGCCAGTCGCGTGCGGCATTGAAGATCCAGCGATGGAGGAGCAGAGTGCGCAACCACACCGTCGTCATCGGCTATGGCACCAAGGGCAGGACGGCCGTCGCCGCGATGGTCGGCGACGAGGTCGCACCCGCCGACATCGTCGTCGTCGACATGAATTCCACTTCGCTGGAGCGGGCCCGCGGCGCCGGACTGGTCACCGTCCACGGTGACGCAACCAAAGCCGACATCCTGCGCCTGGCCAGCGCACAGCACGCGAAGTCGATCATCGTCGCCACGGACGACGACGCCAGCGCGGTGCTGGTCACCCTGACCGCACGGGAACTCGCGCCAAACGCCAAGATCATCGCCGCCGCCCGTGAATCCGACAACCAGCACCTGCTCAAACAGTCCGGGGCGGACTCCACCGTGGTGTCCTCCGAAACCGCGGGACGGCTGCTGGGCATCGCCACCCAGACCCCCAGCGTCGTCCAGATCATGGAAGACCTGCTGACCCCCGACGCCGGCTTCGCGATCGCCGAACGCGAGGTGACGCCCAAAGAGGTCGGCGGGTCCCCGCGGCATCTGCACGACATCGTGCTCGGCGTGGTGCGCGACGGAGCGCTGCTGCGGGTCGACTCACCGGAGGTGGACACGGTCGAGGCCGGTGACCGGCTTCTCTACATCCGCAATGCGGATTCCGAGTGA
- a CDS encoding DoxX family protein encodes MTSVPPELQQAANPSRAYRMAAGLLGIGTLHFVAPKPFDAIIPAELPGSPRFYTYASGVAELGVAGLLAAPQTRRFGALAAAALFFAVFPGNLNMVRLWWNKPWPMRAIAIVRLPLQVPMIVEAVKVYRES; translated from the coding sequence ATGACCTCTGTCCCGCCCGAACTGCAGCAAGCCGCCAATCCGTCGCGCGCCTACCGGATGGCCGCCGGCCTGCTCGGAATCGGCACCCTGCACTTCGTCGCGCCGAAACCGTTCGACGCGATCATTCCCGCCGAACTGCCCGGCAGCCCGCGGTTCTACACCTACGCGTCGGGTGTGGCCGAACTCGGCGTGGCGGGGCTGCTGGCCGCCCCGCAGACGCGGCGCTTCGGTGCCCTGGCCGCGGCGGCGCTGTTCTTTGCGGTCTTCCCGGGCAACCTCAACATGGTCCGGTTGTGGTGGAACAAGCCGTGGCCGATGCGAGCGATCGCGATCGTTCGCCTGCCGCTGCAGGTTCCGATGATCGTCGAGGCCGTGAAGGTCTACCGCGAGTCCTAG
- a CDS encoding ATP-dependent helicase has translation MNQRYSPHELAAALGIFAPTDEQAAVIAAPSGPLVVIAGAGAGKTETMAARVVWLVANGYARPGEVLGLTFTRKAAGQLLRRVRTRLARLSGTSILDGAIGVDETPTVSTYHAFAGNLLREHGLLLPLEPETRLVSQTELWQLAFRVVCDYPQLDTEKTPAAVTSMVIRLAGQLAEHLVDTNQLRYTHVELERLVHTLPAGPYQRDRGPSQWLLRLLAAQTDRTELVPLIDALRQRMRAEKVMDFGMQMASAARLAEGFPHVGEQLRARYRVVLLDEYQDTGHAQRVALSSLFGGGVDDGLALTAVGDPIQSIYGWRGASATNLPRFTTDFPRSDGTPAPTLELRTSWRNPPRALYLANAVSAQARRRSVAVRSLLPRPDAQPGTVRCALLNNVAAERDWVADHIAEIYHGARADGVPAPTAAVLLRRNADAAPMADALTARGVPVEVVGLAGLLGMPEVADVVAMLRLIADPTAGSAAMRVLAGPRWRLGGRDITALWRRAVQLDGIGSDEIAGAAERIAAQAAPDADTACLAEAVTDPGAAEAYSSTGYARIVALGRELTALRAHLSHPLAEFVAEVRRVLGVDTEVRARRPVSAGWSGTEHLDAFADVVADFAGRPGSDVTGLLAYLEAAEDVEDGLAPAEISVATDRVQILTIHAAKGLEWQVVAVPHLSGRVFPSTGASRTWLTDAGELPPLLRGDRATMSEHGVPVLDATDVNDRKQLSDVIAEHKKTLEQRRIDEERRLLYVALTRAEGTLLLSGHHWGAAETKARGPSAFLCELKDIIDESAAAGEPCGVVEQWATAPADGEPNPLRDRVIEAVWPADPAGSQRGDLDRGAALVAEAMAGGCEESAADSGEGWVADVDALIAERDPVADRSAPPLSLQVSVSTLVELGRDPKSVVQRMRRRVPTRPDPHALLGTAFHDWVQRFYHAERLFDLDDLPGAVDHAAVVADELAELQAAFAVSPWAARTPIDVEVPFDMVIGERVVRGRIDAVFADDDGGATVVDWKTGEPPSTPQAKQHSAIQLAVYRLAWAALHGCAVESVRAAFHYVRSGVTVTPDTLPGVDELAGLLEVA, from the coding sequence ATGAACCAGCGCTACAGTCCGCACGAACTCGCCGCGGCACTGGGCATCTTCGCACCGACCGACGAGCAGGCCGCGGTGATCGCCGCGCCCTCGGGACCCCTCGTGGTCATCGCCGGCGCCGGCGCGGGCAAGACGGAGACGATGGCCGCACGGGTGGTGTGGCTGGTCGCCAACGGGTACGCCCGCCCCGGCGAGGTTCTCGGCCTCACGTTCACCCGCAAGGCCGCCGGACAACTGCTGCGTCGGGTTCGCACCCGGCTGGCCCGCCTCTCGGGAACCAGCATCCTCGATGGCGCCATCGGCGTTGACGAAACCCCCACCGTCAGCACGTACCACGCCTTCGCGGGCAACCTGCTACGCGAGCACGGGCTGCTGCTGCCCCTCGAGCCCGAAACCCGGCTGGTGAGCCAAACCGAACTGTGGCAGTTGGCCTTTCGCGTGGTCTGCGACTACCCGCAACTGGACACCGAGAAGACACCGGCTGCGGTCACGTCGATGGTGATCAGACTTGCGGGCCAGCTTGCCGAGCACCTCGTCGACACCAACCAGTTGCGCTACACCCACGTCGAACTCGAGCGGCTGGTGCACACGCTGCCCGCCGGTCCGTACCAACGCGATCGTGGTCCGAGCCAGTGGCTGCTGCGCCTGCTGGCCGCCCAGACCGACCGCACCGAGCTGGTGCCTTTGATCGACGCATTGCGCCAGCGGATGCGCGCCGAGAAGGTGATGGACTTCGGTATGCAGATGGCTTCGGCCGCCCGGCTGGCCGAGGGTTTCCCGCACGTCGGGGAGCAACTGCGCGCCCGCTACCGGGTCGTGCTGCTCGACGAGTACCAGGACACCGGCCACGCCCAGCGGGTCGCGTTGTCGTCGTTGTTCGGCGGCGGGGTGGACGACGGCCTCGCCCTGACCGCCGTCGGCGACCCCATCCAGTCGATTTACGGCTGGCGCGGCGCGTCGGCCACCAACCTCCCGCGCTTCACCACCGACTTTCCCCGTTCGGACGGCACTCCGGCGCCCACGTTGGAGCTGCGCACCAGCTGGCGTAACCCGCCGCGCGCCCTGTACCTGGCCAACGCGGTGTCGGCACAGGCGCGGCGCCGTTCGGTGGCGGTGCGTTCGCTGCTGCCCAGGCCCGACGCCCAGCCCGGGACGGTCCGGTGTGCGCTGTTGAACAACGTTGCAGCAGAGCGTGATTGGGTTGCCGATCACATCGCCGAGATCTACCACGGTGCGCGTGCCGACGGTGTGCCCGCGCCGACGGCGGCCGTACTGTTGCGGCGTAACGCCGATGCCGCACCGATGGCCGATGCGCTCACCGCACGCGGCGTGCCGGTCGAAGTGGTGGGTCTGGCAGGCCTTCTCGGCATGCCTGAGGTCGCCGACGTGGTTGCGATGTTGCGACTGATCGCCGATCCGACGGCGGGCAGCGCGGCCATGCGTGTGCTCGCTGGGCCGCGGTGGCGGCTTGGTGGCCGCGACATCACGGCGCTGTGGCGGCGCGCGGTGCAACTGGACGGCATCGGCAGCGACGAGATCGCCGGCGCCGCCGAGCGGATCGCCGCTCAGGCTGCCCCTGACGCCGACACCGCCTGTCTGGCCGAGGCGGTGACCGATCCCGGTGCGGCCGAGGCGTATTCGTCGACAGGTTACGCCCGGATCGTCGCGCTGGGTCGCGAGTTGACCGCCCTGCGGGCGCACCTCTCGCACCCGCTTGCCGAATTCGTCGCCGAAGTGCGCAGGGTGTTGGGAGTCGACACCGAGGTGCGCGCACGCCGTCCGGTCTCGGCGGGCTGGTCGGGGACCGAACATCTCGACGCGTTCGCCGATGTGGTGGCCGACTTCGCCGGCCGCCCGGGCTCCGACGTGACCGGGCTTCTGGCCTACCTGGAGGCCGCCGAAGACGTCGAGGACGGGCTGGCGCCCGCCGAGATCTCCGTCGCCACCGACCGGGTGCAGATTCTGACGATCCACGCGGCGAAGGGACTCGAATGGCAGGTGGTGGCCGTTCCACACCTGAGCGGCCGGGTGTTTCCGTCCACCGGCGCCAGCCGCACCTGGCTCACCGACGCGGGGGAGCTACCGCCGTTGCTGCGCGGCGACCGGGCCACGATGTCCGAGCACGGCGTCCCGGTGCTCGACGCCACGGACGTCAACGACCGCAAGCAGTTGTCCGACGTGATCGCCGAGCACAAGAAGACTCTCGAGCAGCGCCGTATCGATGAGGAACGCCGATTGCTCTACGTGGCGCTCACCCGCGCCGAGGGCACCCTGCTTCTGTCCGGTCACCACTGGGGAGCGGCCGAGACCAAGGCCCGCGGCCCGTCGGCGTTCCTGTGCGAACTCAAGGACATCATCGACGAGTCCGCCGCCGCGGGTGAACCCTGCGGCGTCGTCGAGCAGTGGGCGACCGCTCCCGCCGACGGCGAACCGAACCCGCTGCGGGACAGGGTTATCGAAGCCGTGTGGCCCGCAGACCCGGCCGGATCGCAGCGCGGCGACCTGGATCGGGGCGCCGCGCTCGTGGCCGAGGCGATGGCGGGGGGCTGCGAGGAGTCTGCCGCCGACTCCGGCGAGGGTTGGGTGGCCGACGTCGACGCGCTCATCGCCGAGCGCGATCCAGTGGCCGATCGGTCCGCGCCTCCGCTCTCACTTCAGGTGTCGGTCAGCACGCTGGTGGAACTGGGTAGGGACCCCAAGTCGGTCGTGCAGCGGATGCGCCGGCGCGTACCGACGCGGCCCGATCCGCATGCGCTGTTGGGCACGGCATTTCACGATTGGGTTCAGCGCTTCTATCATGCCGAGCGGCTGTTCGACCTCGACGATCTGCCGGGCGCGGTCGACCACGCCGCCGTCGTGGCCGACGAACTCGCCGAACTGCAGGCGGCGTTCGCGGTGTCACCGTGGGCCGCCCGCACCCCGATCGATGTGGAGGTACCCTTCGACATGGTCATCGGCGAGCGGGTGGTGCGGGGCCGCATCGACGCGGTGTTCGCCGACGACGACGGCGGCGCGACCGTGGTGGATTGGAAAACCGGTGAGCCGCCGAGCACACCGCAAGCCAAGCAGCACAGCGCAATTCAGCTGGCGGTCTACCGGCTGGCGTGGGCGGCGCTGCACGGATGCGCGGTCGAATCGGTACGGGCCGCGTTCCACTACGTGCGCAGCGGCGTCACCGTCACCCCCGACACGCTGCCCGGCGTCGACGAACTCGCCGGATTGCTCGAGGTCGCCTAG